In Streptomyces capitiformicae, one genomic interval encodes:
- a CDS encoding LutC/YkgG family protein: MSSRELILGRVRRALADVRPDDTPYEQAVPRGYLREHGDRIVEETVELLAENLADYRALVHRTDTDGLAGTIAGLLAAHGSSSVLVPPGLPQEWLAGTDAARVADRVESTPHELDQVDSVVTACALAIAETGTIVLDGSPDQGRRRITLVPDHHICVVRVPDQVVSSVPQALERLDPTRPLTWISGPSATSDIELDRVEGVHGPRTLEVVLVTGGGD; this comes from the coding sequence GTGAGCAGCAGGGAGCTGATCCTGGGGCGGGTGCGGCGCGCCCTCGCCGACGTACGGCCGGACGACACGCCGTACGAGCAGGCCGTTCCGCGCGGTTATCTGCGGGAGCACGGTGACCGGATCGTCGAGGAGACGGTGGAGCTGCTGGCGGAGAACCTGGCGGACTATCGGGCGCTCGTGCACCGCACGGACACCGACGGGCTCGCCGGAACCATCGCCGGGCTGCTCGCCGCGCACGGGTCCTCGTCGGTCCTCGTGCCACCGGGGTTGCCGCAGGAGTGGCTGGCGGGGACCGATGCGGCACGCGTGGCGGACCGGGTGGAGAGCACTCCCCACGAGCTGGACCAGGTCGACAGCGTCGTCACCGCCTGCGCCCTCGCCATCGCCGAGACCGGCACGATCGTCCTCGACGGCTCCCCCGACCAGGGCCGCCGCCGGATCACGCTCGTGCCCGACCATCACATCTGCGTCGTACGCGTGCCGGATCAGGTCGTCTCGTCGGTCCCCCAGGCCCTCGAACGCCTCGATCCGACACGCCCGTTGACCTGGATCTCCGGCCCATCCGCCACCAGTGACATCGAGCTCGACCGGGTGGAGGGGGTACACGGTCCGCGCACGCTCGAGGTGGTGCTGGTGACCGGCGGCGGCGACTGA
- a CDS encoding rhamnulokinase gives MSGSVKSYAAVDLGASSGRVMVGRAGRDSLELALAHRFPNRPVRTPEGLRWDVLSLYAGVLDGLKAAGQVDSVGIDSWAVDYGLLDADGALLGNPVHYRDTRTEGVAEKVWATVPAAELYAATGLQFAPFNTLYQLVAARSSAQLACAKRLLLIPDLLTYWLTGEFGTELTNASTTQLIDPRTRDWSYDVAARLGIDLELFAPLRRPGDPAGWLQQRVLDETGLRGPVPVTTVGSHDTASAVAAVPATGERFAYICTGTWSLAGLELDAPVLTEASRAANFTNELGLDGTVRYLRNIMGLWLLQECVREWGDPDLGELLRAAAGVPALRSVVDAGDAAFLAPGRMPERIAEACRESGQPVPGTPAEITRCILDSLALAHRRAVAEAQALADHPVDVVHIVGGGTRNALLCQLTADACGLPVVAGPAEAAALGNILVQARTHGLVGDRTSMRQLLARTQPLVRYEPQGDPAAWHAAEARLAEK, from the coding sequence ATGAGCGGGTCGGTGAAGTCGTACGCGGCGGTCGACCTGGGCGCGTCCAGCGGGCGGGTCATGGTCGGCCGCGCGGGACGGGACTCGCTGGAGCTCGCCCTGGCGCACCGGTTCCCGAACCGGCCGGTGCGCACGCCCGAGGGGCTGCGCTGGGACGTCCTCTCCCTGTACGCGGGGGTGCTCGACGGGCTGAAGGCGGCCGGGCAGGTCGACTCCGTCGGCATCGACAGCTGGGCCGTGGACTACGGGCTGCTGGATGCCGACGGGGCCCTGCTGGGCAACCCGGTGCACTACCGGGACACCCGGACCGAGGGCGTCGCGGAGAAGGTGTGGGCGACCGTGCCGGCCGCCGAGCTGTACGCGGCGACCGGGTTGCAGTTCGCGCCGTTCAACACGCTGTACCAGCTGGTCGCCGCCCGGTCGTCCGCCCAACTGGCCTGTGCCAAGCGGTTGTTGCTCATCCCGGATCTGCTCACGTACTGGCTCACGGGTGAGTTCGGGACGGAGTTGACGAACGCCTCCACGACCCAGCTGATCGATCCGCGCACGCGTGACTGGTCGTACGACGTGGCGGCGCGGCTCGGGATCGATCTGGAGCTGTTCGCGCCGCTGCGGCGGCCGGGCGATCCGGCGGGGTGGCTCCAGCAGCGGGTGCTGGACGAGACCGGGCTGCGCGGGCCGGTGCCGGTGACGACCGTCGGGTCGCACGACACCGCCTCCGCGGTGGCGGCCGTACCGGCCACCGGGGAACGGTTCGCGTACATCTGCACCGGCACCTGGTCCCTGGCGGGCCTGGAGCTGGACGCGCCGGTGCTGACCGAGGCGAGCCGGGCCGCCAACTTCACCAATGAGCTGGGGCTCGACGGCACCGTCCGCTACCTGCGGAACATCATGGGGCTGTGGCTGCTCCAGGAGTGCGTACGGGAGTGGGGCGACCCGGATCTCGGCGAGCTGCTGCGGGCCGCGGCGGGGGTGCCCGCGCTGCGGTCGGTCGTGGACGCGGGTGACGCGGCGTTCCTCGCGCCCGGGCGGATGCCCGAGCGGATCGCCGAGGCGTGCCGGGAGTCGGGGCAGCCGGTTCCCGGGACGCCCGCCGAGATCACCCGGTGCATCCTCGACTCGCTGGCGCTCGCCCACCGGCGGGCCGTCGCCGAGGCCCAGGCGCTCGCCGACCACCCCGTGGACGTCGTCCACATCGTCGGCGGCGGCACCCGCAACGCCCTGCTCTGCCAGCTCACCGCCGACGCCTGCGGGCTGCCGGTGGTGGCGGGACCGGCGGAGGCGGCGGCCCTGGGCAACATCCTCGTCCAGGCCCGGACACACGGGCTGGTGGGCGACCGCACCTCCATGCGGCAACTCCTCGCCCGTACCCAGCCGCTGGTGCGCTACGAGCCGCAGGGCGACCCGGCGGCCTGGCACGCGGCGGAGGCCAGGCTCGCCGAGAAGTGA
- a CDS encoding LutB/LldF family L-lactate oxidation iron-sulfur protein, which yields MSGTFVGMPAFPKAAHEAVHNTTLRGNLRHATHTIRGKRAKAVTEVSDWAELREAGKRIKDHTLRHLDRYLVQLEESVTAAGGTVHWAADADEANRIVTYLVKATGESEVVKVKSMATQEIGLNEALEAEGIHAYETDLAELIVQLGKDRPSHILVPAIHRNRGEIRDIFAREMSEWGRPAPEGLTDTPAELAEAARLHLREKFLRAKVGVSGANFMVAETGTLVVVESEGNGRMCLTLPETLISVVGIEKIVPTWQDLEVFLQTLPRSSTAERMNPYTSTWTGTTDEDGPSTFHLVLIDNGRTDTLADEVGRQALRCIRCSACLNVCPVYERAGGHAYGSVYPGPIGAILSPQLRGTASEIDASLPYASSLCGACYEVCPVAIDIPEVLVHLRERVAQGGPATEKGNKVVLKPAKGHAAERAAMRAARWALSHPGALRTGQRLASRTRRLHPRTLPGPGKAWSASRDLPAVPAEPFRDWWQRTNGGRTNGGKQEGTK from the coding sequence ATGAGCGGGACCTTCGTCGGGATGCCGGCGTTCCCGAAGGCCGCGCACGAGGCCGTGCACAACACGACCCTGCGCGGCAATCTGCGCCACGCCACCCACACGATCCGCGGCAAACGCGCCAAGGCCGTCACGGAGGTGTCGGACTGGGCGGAGCTGCGTGAGGCCGGCAAGCGGATCAAGGACCACACGCTTCGTCATCTCGACCGGTACCTCGTGCAGTTGGAGGAGTCGGTCACGGCGGCGGGCGGCACCGTGCACTGGGCCGCCGACGCCGACGAGGCGAACCGGATCGTCACCTATCTCGTCAAGGCGACCGGGGAGAGCGAGGTCGTCAAGGTCAAGTCGATGGCGACGCAGGAGATCGGGCTCAACGAGGCGCTGGAAGCCGAGGGCATCCACGCCTACGAGACCGATCTCGCCGAACTCATCGTGCAGTTGGGCAAGGACCGGCCGTCGCACATCCTCGTTCCGGCGATCCACCGCAACCGGGGCGAGATCCGGGACATCTTCGCGCGCGAGATGAGCGAGTGGGGCCGCCCGGCCCCCGAGGGCCTCACCGACACGCCCGCCGAGCTGGCCGAGGCCGCGCGGCTGCATCTGCGGGAGAAGTTCCTGCGCGCCAAGGTCGGGGTCTCCGGCGCGAACTTCATGGTCGCCGAGACCGGCACGCTGGTGGTCGTGGAGTCCGAGGGCAACGGCCGGATGTGCCTCACCCTCCCCGAGACGCTCATCTCGGTGGTCGGCATCGAGAAGATCGTGCCGACGTGGCAGGACCTGGAGGTCTTCCTCCAGACCCTCCCCCGCTCCTCGACGGCCGAGCGGATGAACCCGTACACCTCCACGTGGACCGGCACCACCGACGAGGACGGGCCGAGCACCTTCCACCTGGTCCTCATCGACAACGGCCGCACCGACACACTCGCCGACGAGGTCGGCCGCCAGGCCCTGCGCTGCATCCGCTGCTCGGCGTGTCTCAACGTCTGCCCGGTGTACGAACGGGCGGGCGGCCACGCGTACGGCTCGGTCTACCCGGGCCCGATCGGCGCGATCCTCAGCCCTCAACTCCGGGGCACGGCAAGCGAGATCGACGCCTCGCTGCCGTACGCCTCGTCGCTGTGCGGCGCCTGCTACGAGGTGTGCCCGGTCGCCATCGACATCCCGGAGGTGCTCGTGCACCTGAGGGAGCGGGTCGCGCAGGGCGGCCCGGCGACGGAGAAGGGCAACAAGGTCGTGCTCAAGCCCGCGAAGGGGCATGCCGCCGAGCGGGCGGCGATGCGCGCGGCACGCTGGGCGCTGAGTCACCCCGGCGCGCTGCGCACCGGGCAGCGGCTCGCGTCCCGCACCCGTCGCCTCCATCCGCGGACGCTGCCGGGGCCCGGCAAGGCGTGGAGCGCGAGCCGTGATCTGCCCGCGGTGCCCGCGGAGCCGTTCCGCGACTGGTGGCAGCGTACGAACGGCGGACGTACCAACGGCGGCAAGCAGGAGGGTACGAAGTGA
- a CDS encoding UdgX family uracil-DNA binding protein (This protein belongs to the uracil DNA glycosylase superfamily, members of which act in excision repair of DNA. However, it belongs more specifically to UdgX branch, whose founding member was found to bind uracil in DNA (where it does not belong), without cleaving it, appears to promote DNA repair by a pathway involving RecA, rather than base excision.): MSPTKHARAAEAPSRDGRAYDAGPYLPSRGGLAAHRRAAADCQGCPLFEDATQTVFGKGAESARLVLVGEQPGDQEDRQGEPFVGPAGRLLGRAVEEVGIDMDTAYVTNAVKHFKFTRPPGGGKRRIHKAPELREVAACRPWLLAELRLLRPEVVVVLGATAAKALMGSSFRVTKDRGALLPMPPGALDQDDQPYVVATIHPSAVLRADDRDSAYAGLVADLRVAASALDEAGA, from the coding sequence ATGAGCCCCACCAAGCACGCGCGCGCCGCGGAGGCCCCGTCGCGAGACGGGCGGGCCTATGACGCGGGACCGTACCTGCCGAGCCGTGGCGGCCTCGCCGCGCACCGGCGGGCCGCGGCCGACTGTCAGGGTTGTCCGCTGTTCGAGGACGCGACCCAGACGGTCTTCGGCAAGGGCGCCGAGTCGGCGCGGCTGGTCCTGGTCGGTGAGCAGCCGGGGGACCAGGAGGACAGGCAGGGCGAGCCCTTCGTCGGCCCGGCCGGGCGGCTCCTCGGGCGGGCCGTGGAGGAGGTCGGGATCGACATGGACACGGCCTATGTGACCAACGCGGTCAAGCACTTCAAGTTCACCCGGCCCCCGGGCGGCGGCAAACGCCGCATTCACAAAGCGCCCGAGCTGCGCGAGGTGGCCGCCTGCCGCCCCTGGCTGCTCGCCGAGCTGCGCCTGCTCCGGCCCGAGGTCGTCGTGGTCCTCGGCGCGACCGCCGCCAAGGCACTGATGGGCAGCTCCTTCCGGGTCACCAAGGACCGGGGCGCCCTGCTGCCCATGCCGCCGGGAGCGCTGGATCAGGACGATCAGCCGTACGTCGTCGCCACCATCCACCCCTCGGCCGTACTCCGCGCCGACGACCGCGACAGCGCGTACGCGGGACTGGTGGCGGACCTGAGGGTGGCCGCAAGCGCTCTCGACGAGGCCGGCGCCTAG
- a CDS encoding (Fe-S)-binding protein, translating to MRVALFLTCVNDTLYPDTGRAVVKLLTRLGVDVDFPMGQTCCGQAHYNTGYRHEAEPLARKFSDVFREYEAIVTPSGSCGAMVRELYPRMGERARAEGRGDTLARTLAPVVPKTYELTEFLVDVLGVTDVGAYYPHKVTYHPTCHGLRGLGLGERPRRLLQAVKGLELVELPGAEECCGFGGTFAMKNSDVSAAMGADKVRNAESTGAEVLCAADNSCLMHIGGTMARLRTGMRPVHIAEILASTEEEPLG from the coding sequence ATGCGTGTCGCTCTGTTCCTGACCTGTGTCAACGACACGCTCTATCCGGACACCGGCCGTGCCGTGGTGAAGCTGCTGACCAGGTTGGGTGTCGATGTCGACTTCCCGATGGGTCAGACCTGCTGCGGGCAGGCGCACTACAACACCGGGTACCGGCATGAGGCGGAGCCGCTGGCCCGGAAGTTCTCCGATGTCTTCCGGGAGTACGAGGCGATCGTGACGCCGTCCGGCTCCTGCGGGGCGATGGTGCGGGAGCTGTACCCCCGGATGGGTGAGCGGGCCCGGGCGGAGGGGCGCGGGGACACCCTGGCCCGGACGCTCGCGCCGGTCGTGCCGAAGACGTACGAGCTGACCGAGTTCCTGGTGGACGTGCTGGGAGTGACGGACGTCGGGGCGTACTACCCGCACAAGGTGACCTACCACCCGACGTGTCATGGGCTGCGGGGCCTCGGGCTCGGTGAGCGGCCCCGGCGGCTGCTCCAGGCCGTGAAGGGGCTGGAGTTGGTGGAGCTGCCCGGCGCCGAGGAGTGCTGCGGCTTCGGTGGCACGTTCGCCATGAAGAACTCAGATGTCTCGGCGGCGATGGGTGCCGACAAGGTGCGCAACGCCGAGTCGACGGGTGCCGAGGTGCTGTGCGCCGCCGACAACTCCTGTCTCATGCACATCGGCGGCACGATGGCCCGGCTGCGGACCGGGATGCGTCCGGTTCACATCGCCGAGATTCTGGCGAGTACGGAAGAGGAGCCCCTGGGATGA
- a CDS encoding Fur family transcriptional regulator → MTAAQTPNTAEELRGAGLRVTAARVALLETVRDGDHLGVEAIASGVRDRVGHISLQAVYEALNALTGAGLVRRLEPPGSPALYEGRVGDNHHHLVCRSCGAVVDVDCAVGHAPCLTASDDQGFAIDEAEVIYWGLCPPCSEASSS, encoded by the coding sequence ATGACCGCAGCCCAGACTCCGAACACCGCCGAGGAGCTGCGCGGTGCCGGCCTGCGGGTGACGGCCGCGCGCGTGGCGCTGCTGGAGACCGTCCGGGACGGAGACCACCTCGGCGTCGAAGCGATCGCCTCAGGGGTGCGGGACCGTGTGGGCCACATATCGCTCCAAGCCGTGTACGAGGCCCTGAACGCGCTCACCGGCGCCGGGCTCGTACGACGCCTCGAACCACCCGGCAGCCCGGCTCTGTACGAGGGCCGTGTCGGGGACAACCACCACCACCTCGTATGCCGCTCGTGCGGTGCCGTGGTCGACGTGGACTGCGCGGTCGGGCATGCCCCGTGCCTGACCGCCTCCGACGACCAGGGCTTCGCGATCGACGAGGCCGAGGTCATCTACTGGGGACTGTGCCCCCCGTGTTCCGAAGCCAGCAGTTCCTAA
- the rhaI gene encoding L-rhamnose isomerase yields the protein MTELAAVKAALKTQAIETPSWAYGNSGTRFKVFAQAGVPRTPWEKVDDAGKVHEFTGVAPTVALHIPWDKVDGSDGYTELAKHAEQRGVKLGAINSNTFQDDDYKLGSICHPDAAIRRKAVDHLLECIDIMDATGSRDLKLWFADGTNYPGQDDIRERQDRLADGLAEVYERLGDGQRMLLEYKFFEPAFYTTDVPDWGTAYAHCLKLGPKAQVVVDTGHHAPGTNIEFIVATLLREGKLGAFDFNSRFYADDDLMVGAADPFQLFRIMYEVVRGGGFTPEVAFMLDQCHNIEAKIPAIIRSVMNVQEATAKALLVDRGALAAAQASGDVLGANAVLMDAYNTDVRPLLREVREEMGLDPEPMEAYRRSGWASKIVEERVGGEQAGWGA from the coding sequence GTGACCGAGCTCGCCGCGGTGAAGGCCGCCCTCAAGACACAGGCCATTGAGACGCCGTCGTGGGCGTACGGAAACTCCGGGACGCGCTTCAAGGTGTTCGCTCAGGCGGGTGTGCCGCGCACCCCGTGGGAGAAGGTGGACGACGCCGGCAAGGTGCACGAGTTCACCGGCGTGGCCCCGACCGTGGCGCTCCACATCCCCTGGGACAAGGTCGACGGCTCCGACGGATACACAGAGCTCGCGAAGCACGCGGAGCAGCGTGGTGTGAAGCTGGGCGCCATCAACTCGAACACCTTCCAGGATGACGACTACAAGCTGGGCAGCATCTGCCACCCGGACGCGGCGATCCGCCGCAAGGCCGTCGATCACCTGTTGGAGTGCATCGACATCATGGACGCGACCGGGTCGCGGGATCTGAAACTGTGGTTCGCGGACGGTACGAACTATCCCGGCCAGGATGACATCCGTGAGCGCCAGGACCGGCTCGCCGATGGGCTCGCCGAGGTGTACGAGCGGCTCGGTGACGGGCAGCGGATGCTGCTGGAGTACAAGTTCTTCGAGCCGGCCTTCTACACGACCGATGTGCCGGACTGGGGTACCGCCTACGCCCACTGCCTCAAGCTCGGGCCCAAGGCGCAGGTCGTCGTCGACACCGGGCACCACGCGCCGGGCACCAACATCGAGTTCATCGTGGCGACGCTGCTGCGGGAGGGGAAGCTCGGGGCGTTCGACTTCAACTCCCGCTTCTACGCCGATGACGATCTGATGGTGGGTGCGGCCGACCCGTTCCAGCTGTTCCGGATCATGTACGAGGTCGTGCGTGGGGGTGGGTTCACCCCTGAGGTCGCGTTCATGCTCGATCAGTGCCACAACATCGAGGCGAAGATCCCGGCGATCATCCGGTCGGTGATGAACGTGCAGGAAGCGACGGCGAAGGCGCTGCTGGTGGACCGGGGGGCCTTGGCCGCAGCTCAGGCTTCCGGTGATGTGCTCGGTGCGAATGCCGTGCTGATGGACGCGTACAACACGGATGTGCGGCCGTTGCTGCGCGAGGTGCGGGAAGAGATGGGGCTGGACCCCGAGCCCATGGAGGCTTACCGCCGGTCCGGATGGGCTTCGAAGATCGTTGAGGAGCGGGTCGGGGGAGAACAGGCGGGTTGGGGAGCGTAA
- a CDS encoding bifunctional aldolase/short-chain dehydrogenase, translating to MATHPEAAALLARSHRLGADPRNTNYAGGNASAKGTETDPVTGGDVELMWVKGSGGDLGTLTEAGLAVLRLDRMRALVDVYPGVEREDEMVAAFDYCLHGKGGAAPSIDTAMHGLVDAAHVDHLHPDSGIALACAADGEKLTAECFGDSVVWVPWRRPGFQLGLDIAAIKEANPQAIGCVLGGHGITAWGDTAEECEKNSLHIIRTAEAFLEEKGKAEPFGPVIAGYEALGTAERRERAAALAPHIRAIASQDKPQVGHFNDSEVVLDFLAAAEHPRLAALGTSCPDHFLRTKVRPLVLDLPPTADLDAVIARLKELHADYREEYAAYYQRHAEPDSPAMRGADPAIVLIPGVGMFSFGKDKQTARVAGEFYVNAINVMQGAEAVSTYAPIEESEKFRIEYWALEEAKLQRMPKPKPLATRVALVTGAGSGIGKAIAHRLVAEGACVVVADLNGDNAAAVAEELGGPDKAVAVTVDVTDEEQIGAAFKAAALAFGGVDLVVNNAGISISKPLLETSAKDWDLQHDIMARGSFLVSREAARVMIAQGLGGDIVYIASKNAVFAGPNNIAYSATKADQAHQVRLLAAELGEHGIRVNGVNPDGVVRGSGIFAGGWGAKRAAVYGVEEEKLGEFYAQRTILKREVLPEHVANAVFALTGGELTHTTGLHVPVDAGVAAAFLR from the coding sequence ATGGCAACCCATCCCGAAGCTGCTGCCCTTCTTGCTCGTTCCCATCGGCTTGGCGCCGATCCCCGTAACACCAACTACGCCGGCGGAAACGCGTCCGCCAAGGGGACCGAGACGGACCCCGTCACCGGTGGTGACGTCGAGCTGATGTGGGTGAAGGGGTCCGGGGGTGACCTGGGCACGCTCACCGAGGCCGGGCTGGCCGTCCTTCGGCTGGACCGGATGCGGGCGCTCGTCGACGTGTATCCGGGGGTGGAGCGCGAGGACGAGATGGTCGCCGCGTTCGACTACTGCCTGCATGGGAAGGGTGGGGCGGCGCCGTCGATCGACACGGCCATGCACGGTCTCGTGGACGCGGCGCATGTCGATCATCTGCACCCGGACTCCGGGATCGCGCTGGCCTGTGCCGCCGATGGGGAGAAGCTGACCGCCGAGTGCTTCGGGGACAGTGTGGTGTGGGTGCCCTGGCGTCGGCCGGGCTTCCAGCTGGGGCTGGACATCGCTGCCATCAAGGAGGCCAACCCGCAGGCCATCGGGTGCGTCCTCGGTGGGCACGGCATCACCGCCTGGGGGGACACCGCCGAGGAGTGCGAGAAGAACTCGCTGCACATCATCCGTACCGCCGAGGCCTTCCTCGAGGAGAAGGGCAAGGCGGAGCCCTTCGGGCCGGTCATCGCGGGGTACGAGGCGCTGGGCACCGCCGAGCGTCGGGAGCGGGCCGCGGCCCTCGCCCCGCACATCCGGGCCATCGCCTCGCAGGACAAGCCTCAGGTCGGGCACTTCAACGACTCCGAGGTCGTCCTCGACTTCCTGGCCGCCGCCGAGCACCCGCGGCTCGCCGCCCTCGGTACCTCCTGCCCCGACCACTTCCTCCGTACGAAGGTCCGGCCGCTCGTGCTCGACCTGCCGCCGACCGCCGACCTGGACGCGGTGATCGCCCGGCTGAAGGAGCTGCACGCCGACTACCGCGAGGAGTACGCCGCCTACTACCAGCGGCACGCCGAGCCCGACTCGCCCGCGATGCGTGGCGCCGACCCGGCGATCGTGCTGATCCCGGGTGTGGGCATGTTCAGCTTCGGCAAGGACAAGCAGACGGCGCGGGTCGCGGGTGAGTTCTACGTCAACGCGATCAATGTCATGCAAGGCGCCGAGGCCGTTTCGACGTACGCGCCGATCGAGGAGTCGGAGAAGTTCCGCATCGAGTACTGGGCGCTGGAGGAGGCCAAGCTTCAGCGGATGCCGAAGCCGAAGCCGCTCGCGACGCGGGTCGCGCTGGTGACGGGTGCGGGCAGCGGGATCGGCAAGGCCATCGCGCATCGGCTCGTCGCCGAGGGCGCGTGCGTCGTCGTCGCCGATCTCAACGGTGACAACGCCGCCGCCGTCGCCGAGGAGTTGGGCGGACCGGACAAGGCCGTCGCCGTGACCGTCGACGTGACGGACGAGGAGCAGATCGGCGCGGCCTTCAAGGCTGCCGCGCTGGCCTTCGGCGGGGTGGACCTGGTGGTCAACAACGCCGGTATCTCCATCTCCAAGCCGCTGCTGGAGACCTCCGCGAAGGACTGGGACCTTCAGCACGACATCATGGCCCGTGGTTCCTTCCTCGTGTCGCGGGAAGCGGCGCGGGTGATGATCGCGCAGGGGCTGGGCGGCGACATCGTCTACATCGCCTCCAAGAACGCCGTCTTCGCCGGTCCCAACAACATCGCGTACTCCGCCACCAAGGCCGACCAGGCGCACCAGGTGCGGTTGCTCGCCGCCGAGCTCGGTGAGCACGGCATCCGGGTCAACGGCGTCAACCCGGACGGGGTCGTGCGCGGGTCCGGGATCTTCGCGGGCGGCTGGGGTGCCAAGCGGGCCGCCGTGTACGGGGTGGAGGAGGAGAAGCTGGGCGAGTTCTACGCGCAGCGGACCATCCTCAAGCGTGAGGTGCTGCCGGAGCACGTGGCGAACGCGGTGTTCGCGCTGACGGGCGGAGAGCTGACGCACACCACCGGTCTGCACGTCCCGGTCGACGCCGGCGTCGCCGCCGCCTTCCTGCGATGA
- a CDS encoding SAM-dependent methyltransferase: protein MSHGRPPVINSGVPHSARIWNYWLGGKDCYEIDRQVGDEIRRTNPQIVDIARAQRAFLRRAVTHLTEETGLRQFLDIGSGLPTVDNTHEVAQRIAPDTRIVYVDHDPTVLAHATALLTSSAEGATSYIDADLRDPDTILEQAARTLDLTRPVALILLGVAAHVPDESAYDIVARLLGALPAGSHLVFGDSTEVYRPEAMRAMVEHWNKTSDNPRVNRSPEQLAHFFDGLELLEPGLRSVAQWRAERGDSEEPWEVDCFGGVGRKP from the coding sequence ATGTCACATGGCCGTCCTCCGGTGATCAACAGCGGAGTGCCGCACTCGGCACGGATCTGGAACTACTGGCTGGGCGGCAAGGACTGCTACGAGATCGACCGGCAGGTCGGTGACGAGATCCGCAGGACGAACCCCCAGATCGTCGACATCGCCCGCGCCCAGCGGGCGTTTCTGCGCCGAGCCGTCACACACCTCACCGAGGAGACGGGCCTGCGCCAGTTCCTCGACATCGGTTCCGGTCTGCCCACGGTGGACAACACCCATGAGGTCGCCCAGCGCATCGCTCCCGACACGCGGATCGTCTACGTCGACCACGACCCGACCGTCCTCGCCCACGCCACGGCCCTGCTCACCAGTTCCGCCGAGGGCGCCACCTCCTACATCGACGCCGACCTGCGCGATCCGGACACCATCCTCGAACAGGCCGCCCGCACGCTGGATCTCACCCGCCCCGTCGCCCTGATCCTGCTCGGCGTCGCCGCCCATGTGCCCGACGAGAGCGCGTACGACATCGTTGCCAGGCTGCTGGGCGCCCTGCCCGCCGGAAGTCATCTGGTGTTCGGCGACAGCACGGAGGTGTACCGGCCGGAGGCGATGCGGGCCATGGTCGAGCACTGGAACAAGACGAGCGACAACCCGCGCGTCAACCGCTCCCCCGAGCAACTCGCCCATTTCTTCGACGGGTTGGAGCTGCTGGAGCCGGGGCTGCGGTCCGTGGCCCAGTGGCGGGCCGAGCGGGGTGACTCCGAGGAGCCGTGGGAGGTGGACTGCTTCGGCGGGGTGGGGCGCAAGCCGTAG